In bacterium, one genomic interval encodes:
- a CDS encoding universal stress protein, translating into MIRNVLVGTDGSRYAEGAARYGVWAAQAAGTKLIGCYVLDIRLLDGPFFARLAAMLGFAPATDFRAAAEPVLRGLGETALGFISELARKAGVSYEEIITSGPVATTLVERAQRADLVVIGRQGDHAEYENDMLGNVAEGVLKRVNTAVMLAPADFEKPSRVVVFADDKPSAEETLRFAADLSGGHRILVIHEGGTRADAEKLLASYDRPAEYEELTLPLEERIADLDPGELVVIGATGSADHLILEPRTQRAIRDATGPIIVTA; encoded by the coding sequence ATGATCCGCAACGTCCTGGTCGGCACCGACGGCTCGCGCTACGCCGAGGGAGCCGCCCGTTACGGCGTCTGGGCGGCGCAGGCCGCTGGCACCAAGCTGATCGGCTGCTACGTCCTGGACATCCGCCTGCTGGATGGGCCCTTTTTCGCCCGTCTGGCGGCGATGCTGGGCTTCGCCCCGGCGACCGACTTCCGCGCCGCGGCCGAACCTGTCCTGCGCGGCCTGGGCGAGACGGCCCTGGGCTTCATCTCCGAGCTGGCCCGCAAGGCGGGGGTTTCCTACGAGGAAATCATCACCAGCGGCCCCGTCGCCACCACCCTGGTCGAGAGGGCGCAGAGGGCCGATCTCGTCGTCATCGGGCGCCAGGGCGACCACGCCGAGTACGAGAACGACATGCTCGGCAACGTCGCCGAGGGGGTGCTCAAGCGGGTGAACACCGCGGTCATGCTGGCCCCGGCCGATTTCGAGAAGCCGTCCCGCGTCGTGGTTTTCGCCGACGACAAGCCCTCCGCCGAGGAGACCCTGCGGTTCGCCGCCGACCTCTCCGGCGGGCACCGGATTCTGGTCATCCACGAGGGCGGGACCCGCGCCGACGCCGAGAAGCTCCTGGCGAGCTACGACCGACCGGCCGAATACGAGGAGCTGACCCTGCCCCTCGAGGAGCGCATCGCCGATCTGGACCCCGGCGAGCTGGTCGTCATCGGGGCCACCGGGAGCGCGGATCACCTCATCCTGGAGCCTAGGACCCAGCGCGCCATCCGCGACGCGACCGGACCTATCATCGTAACCGCGTGA
- the trmFO gene encoding methylenetetrahydrofolate--tRNA-(uracil(54)-C(5))-methyltransferase (FADH(2)-oxidizing) TrmFO has translation MTPGHVTVVGGGLAGCEAAWQLARAGHPVRLFEMRPGKGTGAHTGGGLAELVCSNSLKSVELHNAHGCLKAELELLGSLLIEAAKIYRVPAGSALAVDRELFSAEVERRLTANPLVEVVREEVTEPPEAPAVLATGPLTGPTLMGRLDEELGRGRLFFHDATSPVVTAESLDPEKVFPAGRHGLGDDYMNVGLCAEVYENFWQNLLTLPRAPVHAVDRELVGDAFAVFEGCLPLEVLAERGRDALRFGPLRPVGLRRPDTGQSYHAVIQLRAENRERTRYSLVGCQTRLTPSAQRTLLRSLPGLERAEFVRYGRMHRNGYLDAPALLEASLELRGRPGVFVAGQLSGAEGYVEAVATGLLAGKNLARRLSGSEPIVPPRETVLGGLVRTLSGADRNDEDDPPCPVNAHYGLLPPLSTRVRGKRDRRTALALRALAAMRAFRWRIESPGA, from the coding sequence ATGACTCCCGGACACGTGACCGTGGTCGGAGGGGGGCTGGCGGGCTGCGAGGCGGCGTGGCAGCTCGCCCGGGCCGGGCATCCGGTGCGGCTGTTCGAGATGCGCCCCGGCAAGGGGACCGGCGCACACACCGGCGGCGGGCTGGCCGAGCTCGTCTGCTCCAATTCGCTCAAGAGCGTCGAGCTCCACAACGCCCACGGCTGCCTGAAGGCCGAGCTGGAGCTCCTGGGGTCCCTTTTAATCGAAGCGGCGAAGATTTACCGGGTGCCGGCCGGTTCGGCGCTGGCCGTGGACCGGGAGCTCTTCTCGGCGGAGGTGGAGCGTAGACTGACGGCCAATCCGCTCGTCGAGGTCGTCCGGGAGGAGGTGACCGAGCCCCCGGAGGCTCCGGCCGTCCTGGCCACCGGCCCGCTCACCGGACCGACGCTCATGGGAAGGCTGGATGAGGAGCTGGGTCGCGGGCGGCTTTTTTTCCACGACGCTACCTCGCCCGTGGTGACGGCGGAGAGCCTCGACCCGGAGAAGGTCTTCCCCGCCGGGCGCCACGGCCTCGGGGACGACTACATGAACGTGGGCCTCTGTGCCGAGGTGTACGAGAATTTTTGGCAAAATCTGCTCACGCTGCCCCGGGCGCCGGTTCACGCGGTGGACCGGGAGTTGGTCGGGGACGCGTTCGCGGTCTTCGAGGGTTGCCTGCCGTTGGAGGTCCTCGCCGAGCGGGGCCGGGACGCCCTGCGCTTCGGTCCGTTGCGACCCGTTGGTCTCCGCCGGCCGGACACCGGGCAGTCTTACCACGCCGTCATCCAGCTCCGGGCCGAGAATCGGGAAAGGACGCGGTACAGCCTCGTCGGCTGCCAGACCCGCCTGACCCCGTCGGCCCAGCGAACACTCCTGCGCTCCCTGCCCGGCCTGGAGCGGGCCGAGTTCGTCCGCTACGGCCGGATGCACCGCAACGGCTACCTGGACGCCCCGGCGCTGCTGGAGGCGAGCCTGGAGCTTCGGGGACGGCCCGGCGTCTTCGTCGCGGGGCAGCTCTCGGGGGCGGAGGGGTACGTCGAGGCAGTCGCCACGGGCCTTCTGGCGGGAAAGAACCTCGCCCGCCGGTTGTCGGGGTCGGAGCCGATCGTTCCGCCAAGGGAGACGGTGCTGGGCGGTCTGGTGAGAACCCTGTCCGGCGCGGACCGTAACGACGAGGACGATCCCCCGTGCCCGGTAAACGCCCACTACGGACTCCTGCCGCCGCTTTCGACCCGGGTGCGGGGAAAAAGGGACCGGCGGACGGCGCTGGCGCTCCGGGCCCTGGCCGCGATGCGCGCCTTCCGGTGGCGGATCGAGTCGCCGGGGGCGTAG